From one Streptomyces sp. R41 genomic stretch:
- a CDS encoding endonuclease I family protein: protein MPATHIRRWKTLALTTSAVLVGLTMPAVTATPASATTTAYDTTYYKNAVGKTGTSLKSSLHTIISSQSKLSYSALWDALKVTDQDPNNSGNVILLYSGLSRSKTLNGGDVGDWNREHVWAISHGDLTTSTGPGTDLHHIRPEDVQVNGIRGNKDFDEGGSAFTNAGGSLTDSDSFEPRDAVKGDVARMILYMAVRYEGDDAFADLEPDDKVANGSTPYIGRLSVLKQWNDEDPPDSFEEHRNQVIYDTYQHNRNPFIDHPEWVEAIW from the coding sequence ATGCCCGCCACGCACATACGCCGCTGGAAGACGCTGGCGCTGACCACCTCCGCCGTGCTCGTCGGCCTCACCATGCCGGCGGTGACCGCCACTCCGGCGAGCGCCACGACGACCGCGTACGACACCACGTACTACAAGAACGCGGTCGGCAAGACCGGCACGAGCCTCAAGTCCTCGCTGCACACCATCATCAGCAGCCAGTCGAAGCTCTCCTACTCGGCGCTCTGGGACGCGCTGAAGGTCACGGACCAGGACCCGAACAACAGCGGCAACGTGATCCTGCTGTACTCCGGCCTCTCCCGCAGCAAGACCCTCAACGGCGGCGACGTCGGCGACTGGAACCGCGAGCACGTGTGGGCGATCTCGCACGGCGACCTCACCACCTCGACGGGCCCCGGCACCGACCTCCACCACATCCGCCCCGAGGACGTGCAGGTCAACGGCATCCGCGGCAACAAGGATTTCGACGAGGGCGGCAGCGCCTTCACCAACGCCGGCGGCAGCCTCACCGACTCCGACTCCTTCGAGCCGCGCGACGCGGTCAAGGGTGACGTGGCCCGGATGATCCTCTACATGGCGGTCCGCTACGAGGGCGACGACGCCTTCGCCGACCTGGAGCCCGACGACAAGGTCGCCAACGGCAGCACCCCGTACATCGGCAGGCTCTCGGTCCTCAAGCAGTGGAACGACGAGGACCCGCCGGACAGCTTCGAGGAGCACCGCAACCAGGTCATCTACGACACCTACCAGCACAACCGCAACCCGTTCATCGACCACCCGGAGTGGGTGGAGGCGATCTGGTAG
- the speB gene encoding agmatinase, whose translation MSSNETPRGPVDSSRIPRYAGPATFARLPRLDEVGTADVAVVGVPFDSGVSYRPGARFGGNAIREASRLLRPYNPAQDASPFALAQVADAGDIAANPFNINEAVETVEAAADELLGTGARLMTLGGDHTIALPLLRSVAKKHGPVALLHFDAHLDTWDTYFGAEYTHGTPFRRAVEEGILDTSALSHVGTRGPLYGKQDLTDDEKMGFGIVTSADIYRRGADEVADQLRQRIGDRPLYISIDIDCLDPAHAPGTGTPEAGGMTSRELLEILRGLASCNLVSADVVEVAPAYDHAEITAVAASHTAYELTTIMSRQIAEARAK comes from the coding sequence ATGAGCAGCAACGAGACGCCCCGCGGCCCCGTCGACTCGTCCCGCATCCCGCGGTACGCGGGCCCCGCGACCTTCGCCCGGCTGCCGCGCCTCGACGAGGTCGGCACCGCCGATGTCGCCGTGGTCGGTGTGCCGTTCGACTCCGGCGTCTCGTACCGGCCGGGCGCCCGCTTCGGCGGCAACGCGATCCGCGAGGCGTCCCGGCTGCTGCGCCCCTACAACCCGGCGCAGGACGCCTCCCCCTTCGCCCTCGCGCAGGTCGCGGACGCCGGTGACATCGCGGCGAACCCGTTCAACATCAACGAGGCCGTGGAGACGGTGGAGGCCGCCGCCGACGAACTGCTCGGCACCGGCGCCCGCCTGATGACCCTCGGCGGCGACCACACCATCGCGCTGCCGCTGCTCCGCTCGGTCGCCAAGAAGCACGGCCCGGTCGCGCTGCTCCACTTCGACGCGCACCTCGACACCTGGGACACGTACTTCGGCGCCGAGTACACCCACGGCACCCCGTTCCGTCGCGCCGTCGAGGAGGGCATCCTCGACACCTCCGCCCTCTCGCACGTCGGCACCCGCGGTCCGCTCTACGGCAAGCAGGACCTCACCGACGACGAGAAGATGGGCTTCGGCATCGTCACCTCGGCGGACATCTACCGCCGCGGCGCCGACGAGGTCGCCGACCAGCTGCGCCAGCGCATCGGCGACCGCCCGCTCTACATCTCCATCGACATCGACTGCCTCGACCCGGCGCACGCGCCCGGCACGGGCACGCCGGAGGCGGGCGGCATGACCTCCCGCGAGCTCCTGGAGATCCTGCGCGGGCTGGCGTCCTGCAACCTGGTCTCGGCCGACGTCGTCGAGGTCGCGCCCGCGTACGACCACGCCGAGATCACGGCGGTGGCCGCGTCGCACACCGCGTACGAACTGACCACCATCATGTCCCGCCAGATTGCCGAGGCCCGCGCGAAGTGA
- a CDS encoding serine hydrolase — protein MTHRKSRGTRVLAASLGAGVIVPLVAAATPAAAATTPTVSCTSAQAGLATKLQRDITAALANRRGTIAVGLYDRTTKTTCSLRSSTAFDSASVVKVTVLATLLWDAKKHNRYLTDREATLATAMITKSDNNATTTLWRQLGMTKIKGFIAAAGMTQTVPGANGYWGLTQITVRDEQKLLALVTAKNTVLSDNSRAYILKLMGNVISSQRWGTPAGAPSSVSVHVKNGWLSRSTHGWRVHSIGTFNGGGHDYMISVLTHGNSTMDYGVATIQGVARAIHKDLVPVTTSAQRYTPTATPQEAFPAVPSGG, from the coding sequence ATGACTCACCGGAAATCCCGGGGTACCCGTGTGCTCGCAGCGAGCCTCGGCGCCGGAGTGATCGTGCCGCTCGTGGCAGCCGCCACGCCCGCCGCCGCCGCGACGACACCGACGGTCAGCTGTACGTCGGCCCAGGCGGGCCTGGCCACGAAGCTGCAGAGGGACATCACCGCGGCGCTCGCGAACCGCAGGGGGACGATCGCCGTCGGTCTTTACGACCGGACGACCAAGACCACGTGCTCCCTGCGGAGCAGCACCGCCTTCGACTCGGCCAGTGTCGTGAAGGTGACCGTTCTCGCCACGCTGCTGTGGGACGCCAAGAAGCACAATCGGTATCTCACGGATCGCGAGGCGACCCTCGCCACCGCCATGATCACCAAGTCCGACAACAACGCGACCACCACCCTGTGGCGCCAGCTCGGCATGACCAAGATCAAGGGATTCATCGCCGCCGCCGGGATGACCCAGACCGTGCCGGGCGCGAACGGCTACTGGGGTCTCACCCAGATCACCGTCCGCGACGAGCAGAAGCTGCTCGCCCTCGTCACCGCCAAGAACACCGTGCTGAGCGACAACTCCCGCGCGTACATCCTGAAGTTGATGGGGAACGTCATCTCCTCCCAGAGGTGGGGCACGCCCGCCGGGGCGCCCTCCTCCGTCTCCGTGCACGTCAAGAACGGCTGGCTGTCGCGGTCCACGCACGGCTGGCGGGTGCACAGCATCGGCACCTTCAACGGTGGTGGCCACGACTACATGATCTCCGTGCTCACGCACGGGAACAGCACCATGGACTACGGCGTCGCCACCATCCAGGGCGTCGCCAGGGCCATCCACAA
- a CDS encoding phosphatase — MPIPGTPSRAELVDHLVRTRIAGDVATPRENNLSHYRKLANGDRNFWLGLELGDRWTDEQDVLAVMAERCGVSDDPEYRYGQDTIDPELTVDALERAAARLRKAADGEQRVLFATGHPGGLLDVHRATATALRAAGCEIVVIPDNLQTDEGYVFQFADVAVLEHGATLWHTHSGEPMRAILTGLEREGRPLPDLVVADHGWAGCAGQLGLDSIGYADCNDPALFLAEAEGTVQVTIPMDDHVKSPRFYDPMTSYLLAAAGLV, encoded by the coding sequence ATGCCGATACCCGGGACCCCCAGCCGCGCCGAGCTCGTCGACCACCTCGTAAGGACCCGTATCGCGGGCGACGTGGCCACGCCCCGCGAGAACAACCTCTCCCACTACCGCAAGCTCGCGAACGGCGACCGCAACTTCTGGCTCGGCCTGGAGCTCGGTGACCGCTGGACCGACGAGCAGGACGTACTCGCGGTGATGGCGGAGCGGTGCGGCGTCAGCGACGACCCGGAGTACCGGTACGGGCAGGACACCATCGACCCGGAGCTGACGGTGGACGCCCTGGAGCGTGCCGCGGCCCGGCTGCGCAAGGCGGCGGACGGCGAGCAGCGGGTGCTGTTCGCCACCGGCCACCCCGGCGGTCTCCTCGACGTGCACCGCGCCACCGCCACCGCCCTGCGCGCCGCCGGCTGCGAGATCGTCGTCATCCCGGACAACCTGCAGACGGACGAGGGGTACGTCTTCCAGTTCGCGGACGTCGCGGTCCTGGAACACGGCGCGACGCTGTGGCACACCCACTCGGGTGAGCCGATGCGCGCGATCCTCACCGGCCTGGAGCGCGAGGGCCGCCCGCTGCCCGACCTGGTCGTCGCCGACCACGGCTGGGCGGGCTGCGCCGGCCAACTCGGCCTGGACTCCATCGGCTACGCCGACTGCAACGACCCCGCCCTGTTCCTCGCCGAGGCCGAAGGCACCGTCCAGGTGACGATCCCTATGGACGACCACGTCAAGAGCCCCCGGTTCTACGACCCGATGACGTCGTACCTGCTCGCGGCAGCGGGACTCGTATAA
- a CDS encoding thiamine pyrophosphate-binding protein yields the protein MTHDHDLVLRPSAAQTEAALNPPPGRNGGDLVVETLAGLGATTVFGLPGQHALGMFDALRRSSLQYVGLRVENNAGFAADAYGRITGEAAPLLLSTGPGALTSLAALQEAAAASAPVLAISSQIPTAGLGGGRHGYLHELPDQQASFRGVVKSVHTVRTQSQIPSAIAAAWESALTAPHGPVWLEIPQDVLLAETRLPVVTAMDATPEDVVPRPELTAVAADLLSRASRPAIIAGGGVVRADASGKLRQLAERLSAPVVTTFGGKGAFPWNHPLSLQSWLEDRHTTDFLEDADVLLVVGSGLGELSSNYHTFKPRGRVIQIEADLGKLESNHPALGIHADARLALSALLETVEERTDPTAADRVRTVLGNVAERIASQELTLEQDVLASVRRALPDDSPSFWDMTILAYWAWSAFDARGANTMHSAQGAGGLGYGFPAALGAAAADPTRPVLAVSGDGGALYSIAELATAKQYDLNVTWLIVDDGGYGILREYMTDTFGQATATELARPDYVALAESFGVPGVRTTPGTLEQDLAKALATPGPSVVLLPAVLRMFAPTHLD from the coding sequence GTGACTCACGACCACGACCTGGTTCTCCGTCCGTCGGCGGCACAGACGGAGGCCGCGCTGAACCCTCCCCCCGGCCGCAACGGCGGAGACCTGGTCGTGGAGACCCTCGCCGGTCTCGGCGCGACGACGGTCTTCGGTCTGCCCGGCCAGCACGCGCTGGGCATGTTCGACGCGCTGCGCAGGTCCTCGTTGCAGTACGTCGGCCTGCGCGTCGAGAACAACGCGGGGTTCGCGGCGGACGCGTACGGGCGGATCACCGGTGAGGCGGCCCCGCTGCTGCTCTCCACCGGCCCCGGGGCGCTGACCTCGCTGGCCGCGCTCCAGGAAGCGGCGGCGGCCTCCGCCCCCGTCCTCGCGATCAGCAGCCAGATCCCCACCGCGGGACTCGGCGGCGGCCGCCACGGCTATCTGCATGAACTCCCGGACCAGCAGGCGTCGTTCAGGGGTGTGGTGAAGTCGGTTCACACCGTTCGGACGCAGTCGCAGATCCCGTCCGCCATCGCGGCCGCCTGGGAGTCGGCGCTGACCGCTCCGCACGGCCCGGTGTGGCTGGAGATCCCGCAGGACGTCCTCCTCGCCGAGACCCGCCTGCCGGTGGTGACCGCGATGGACGCGACCCCGGAGGACGTGGTCCCGCGCCCCGAACTGACCGCGGTGGCCGCCGACTTGCTCTCGCGTGCCTCGCGCCCCGCGATCATCGCGGGCGGCGGTGTCGTACGCGCGGACGCGTCCGGAAAGCTCCGTCAGCTCGCCGAAAGGCTGAGCGCCCCCGTCGTCACCACCTTCGGCGGCAAGGGCGCCTTCCCCTGGAACCACCCGCTCTCCCTCCAGTCCTGGCTGGAGGACCGCCACACCACCGACTTCCTGGAGGACGCGGACGTCCTCCTGGTGGTGGGCTCGGGCCTCGGCGAACTCTCCTCGAACTACCACACGTTCAAGCCCCGCGGCCGGGTCATCCAGATCGAGGCCGACCTCGGCAAGCTGGAGTCCAACCACCCGGCGCTGGGCATCCACGCGGACGCGCGCCTCGCGCTGTCGGCGCTGCTGGAGACGGTGGAGGAGCGGACGGACCCGACGGCGGCGGACCGGGTACGCACGGTGCTGGGGAACGTCGCCGAGCGCATCGCATCCCAGGAACTCACCCTGGAACAGGACGTGTTGGCGTCGGTACGCCGGGCCCTCCCGGACGACTCCCCGTCCTTCTGGGACATGACGATCCTCGCGTACTGGGCGTGGTCCGCCTTCGACGCGCGCGGCGCGAACACCATGCACTCCGCCCAGGGCGCGGGCGGCCTCGGCTACGGCTTCCCCGCCGCGCTCGGGGCGGCCGCCGCCGACCCCACCCGCCCGGTCCTCGCGGTCTCCGGCGACGGCGGCGCGCTGTACTCGATCGCCGAGCTGGCGACGGCGAAGCAGTACGACCTGAACGTCACCTGGCTGATCGTCGACGACGGCGGCTACGGCATCCTGCGCGAGTACATGACCGACACGTTCGGCCAGGCGACGGCGACGGAGCTGGCCCGCCCGGACTACGTCGCCCTCGCGGAGTCGTTCGGCGTCCCGGGGGTCCGTACGACCCCCGGGACGCTGGAGCAGGACCTGGCGAAGGCGCTTGCCACGCCCGGGCCTTCGGTGGTGCTGCTCCCGGCCGTACTGCGGATGTTCGCCCCGACCCACCTGGACTGA
- a CDS encoding PucR family transcriptional regulator ligand-binding domain-containing protein, whose protein sequence is MPDTSAPPVPPTPPVPLSALLAREDLGLRQIAGPLDEATVIHWAHTSEMADPYPYLLGGELLLTAGVHIPEAAGSGTYFDDYVSRIVAAGGAALGFGLAPVHDTVPRALVAACDAYGLPLLEVPPQTTFSGVARAVWQLMAQARLAELRRVTEAQQSLAAAAARPDPVPAVLRQLAQRVGGWAVLYGPDGVELAGAGRVAEAAPPGSTPVARTLAELAAVVRPGEGRTAPSSATDTVGGVHLAAYALGAGQGFVLGVGAPHRESGDHTIASVAAVLLSLLTGEHQSGSGAARLAALVRVLLGACPEDVAPLLGGERWVVVHARPAGDGPAPDAVAASALGAALGSALVDAGGDVVRVLVPGDREPTAQPGWTCGVSAPVGPHEWAAADTQAARALARARATRSPLVRHGERPALADLVPPADAEAHARTLLAPIAATPALTETLRTWLSLHGSWDRTAVALSVHRNTVRQRIARCGALLAADLDDPDVRMELWFALREG, encoded by the coding sequence ATGCCGGACACATCTGCCCCACCTGTCCCCCCGACCCCACCGGTCCCCCTTTCCGCTCTCCTGGCCCGGGAGGATCTGGGCCTGCGCCAGATCGCCGGCCCGCTGGACGAGGCGACGGTGATCCACTGGGCGCACACCTCGGAGATGGCCGACCCGTACCCGTATCTGCTGGGCGGCGAGCTGCTCCTGACCGCCGGGGTCCACATCCCCGAGGCGGCGGGCTCGGGCACGTACTTCGACGACTATGTGTCCCGCATCGTCGCGGCGGGCGGCGCGGCCCTCGGCTTCGGCCTGGCCCCGGTCCACGACACGGTCCCGCGGGCGCTGGTCGCGGCCTGCGACGCGTACGGCCTGCCCCTCCTGGAGGTCCCGCCCCAGACCACCTTCTCCGGCGTGGCCCGCGCGGTCTGGCAGCTCATGGCCCAGGCCCGCCTGGCGGAACTGCGCCGTGTGACGGAGGCCCAGCAGAGCCTGGCGGCGGCCGCGGCCCGCCCGGACCCGGTACCGGCGGTGCTGCGTCAGCTGGCCCAGCGGGTGGGAGGCTGGGCTGTGCTGTACGGGCCGGACGGGGTGGAGCTGGCCGGCGCGGGGAGGGTGGCTGAGGCGGCCCCGCCCGGGAGTACCCCCGTAGCGCGGACGCTCGCCGAGCTGGCCGCTGTCGTGCGACCCGGGGAGGGGAGAACCGCTCCCTCCTCGGCCACCGACACCGTCGGCGGTGTCCATCTCGCCGCCTACGCCCTCGGGGCCGGGCAGGGCTTCGTGCTCGGCGTCGGGGCTCCGCACCGTGAATCCGGGGACCACACCATCGCCTCCGTCGCGGCGGTGCTGCTCTCGCTGCTCACGGGGGAGCACCAGAGCGGGAGCGGGGCGGCGCGGCTCGCGGCGCTCGTGCGGGTGCTGCTCGGGGCCTGTCCCGAGGACGTGGCGCCGCTCCTCGGGGGCGAACGATGGGTCGTCGTGCACGCGCGCCCAGCAGGGGACGGCCCCGCACCGGACGCCGTCGCCGCGTCCGCGCTGGGGGCGGCGCTGGGTTCCGCGCTGGTCGACGCGGGCGGTGACGTCGTACGGGTCCTCGTGCCCGGCGACCGTGAGCCCACCGCGCAGCCGGGCTGGACGTGCGGGGTCAGCGCGCCGGTCGGCCCGCACGAGTGGGCAGCCGCCGACACCCAGGCGGCCCGCGCCCTGGCCCGCGCCCGCGCGACCCGGTCGCCCCTGGTCCGCCACGGCGAGCGCCCCGCCCTCGCGGACCTCGTCCCCCCGGCCGACGCCGAGGCCCACGCCCGCACCCTCCTCGCCCCCATCGCCGCCACCCCCGCCCTCACCGAGACCCTCCGCACCTGGCTCTCCCTCCACGGCAGTTGGGACCGCACAGCCGTGGCCCTCTCCGTCCACCGAAACACCGTCCGCCAACGCATCGCGCGGTGCGGGGCGTTGCTGGCCGCGGACCTGGACGATCCTGATGTGCGGATGGAGTTGTGGTTCGCGTTGCGGGAGGGGTGA
- a CDS encoding ArnT family glycosyltransferase — MTSATDPLSPAPGRSVAPGVPTAAPPQGPSPTPTAPRWSLPALIAITVLAGVLYSWNLSSSSLNSFYSAAVLSGTHSWKAWFFGSLDAGNFMTVDKPPLVLMVMGLSCRVFGYGTWQMMLPLIGAALGTIWILHASVKRVFGHAAAAIASLVLALTPITVAINRDNNPDSLLVLLMVGGAALALRAVQNDKLLPLIGSAVCFGLAFNTKMLQGYIALPAVFAVYLYASRLGLVKRIVNLLLAGVALAVSSFWWAAAVSLVPASERPYIGGSTDGSAWNLIMGYNGLGRVFGGEGNGGGGGGGGGGFSGTAGLGRMFNDILGGQISWLLPFAGIALVGGLVLCGRAPRTDLTRAALVLWGGWTALHYLTFAMAEGTMHPYYTTALAPGVAVLCGGGGVMLLRAFRADKRWVWVLPVALGATGIWSIVLLRRASGWNTWLWPTIAVVMALAIAGLLVFRSGRRVQLFTASVAAAVVASVAGPAAYAASVPSGSGGGMMGGTNPTAGPTTGSGGFGGGRGGFGGGNGGPGGGEMPGGTQQGAQQDGANGQMGTPPSGAPGGAQQGGGELPGDGENGAFPGGGQGGGETGTPPNGTGGTSGTTGQRGGFGGGMGAGMGGGANSELITYLKKHRDGAKWLLAVSGSQSAAQLIVSSGQPVISMWGWTGTDKAMTLAKLKELVKKGELHYIQLGGGMGGGGMGQGASDSVSSEVTAWVQKHGTAVKESAYSKSTTSSTGSDSGSGSGSESDSQTQNGQSSSLYRLDPSDLD, encoded by the coding sequence GTGACATCTGCCACCGACCCACTGTCCCCGGCCCCCGGCCGCTCCGTGGCCCCCGGCGTACCGACCGCCGCGCCGCCCCAGGGGCCGTCCCCCACACCCACCGCACCCCGCTGGTCGCTCCCCGCGCTGATCGCGATCACGGTGCTGGCCGGAGTCCTGTACTCCTGGAACCTCTCCTCCTCCAGCCTGAACAGCTTCTACAGCGCGGCCGTGCTCAGCGGTACGCACAGCTGGAAGGCGTGGTTCTTCGGCTCGCTCGACGCGGGCAACTTCATGACCGTCGACAAGCCACCGCTCGTGCTCATGGTCATGGGCCTGTCCTGCCGGGTGTTCGGCTACGGCACCTGGCAGATGATGCTGCCGCTGATCGGGGCCGCGCTCGGCACGATCTGGATCCTGCACGCGTCCGTGAAGCGGGTGTTCGGACACGCCGCCGCGGCGATCGCCTCGCTCGTGCTCGCGCTCACCCCGATCACCGTCGCCATCAACCGCGACAACAACCCCGACTCGCTGCTGGTCCTGCTGATGGTCGGCGGCGCGGCGCTCGCGCTGCGCGCCGTGCAGAACGACAAGCTGCTGCCGCTGATCGGCTCGGCGGTCTGCTTCGGACTCGCCTTCAACACCAAGATGCTCCAGGGCTACATCGCCCTGCCCGCCGTCTTCGCGGTGTACCTGTACGCGTCCCGGCTCGGCCTGGTGAAGCGGATCGTGAACCTGCTGCTCGCGGGCGTCGCCCTGGCCGTCTCCAGCTTCTGGTGGGCGGCGGCCGTGTCGCTGGTGCCCGCGTCCGAGCGGCCGTACATCGGCGGTTCGACGGACGGATCCGCCTGGAACCTGATCATGGGCTACAACGGCCTGGGCCGGGTCTTCGGCGGCGAGGGCAACGGCGGAGGCGGCGGGGGCGGGGGCGGCGGTTTCTCCGGGACCGCCGGCCTCGGCCGGATGTTCAACGACATCCTGGGCGGCCAGATTTCGTGGCTGCTGCCCTTCGCGGGCATCGCGCTCGTGGGCGGTCTGGTGCTGTGCGGGCGGGCGCCGCGCACCGACCTGACGCGTGCCGCGCTGGTGCTCTGGGGCGGCTGGACCGCGCTGCACTATCTGACCTTCGCCATGGCCGAAGGCACCATGCACCCGTACTACACGACCGCCCTCGCGCCCGGTGTCGCGGTGCTGTGCGGAGGCGGCGGCGTCATGCTGCTGCGCGCCTTCCGTGCCGACAAGCGGTGGGTGTGGGTGCTGCCCGTCGCCCTGGGCGCCACCGGCATCTGGTCGATCGTGCTGCTGCGCCGGGCCTCCGGCTGGAACACCTGGCTGTGGCCGACGATCGCGGTGGTCATGGCGCTGGCGATCGCGGGTCTGCTGGTCTTCCGCTCCGGCCGGCGCGTCCAGTTGTTCACGGCCTCCGTGGCCGCAGCCGTCGTCGCGTCCGTCGCCGGTCCGGCCGCGTACGCCGCTTCGGTGCCCTCGGGCTCGGGCGGCGGCATGATGGGCGGCACCAACCCGACGGCCGGGCCGACCACGGGCAGCGGCGGTTTCGGCGGCGGCCGGGGCGGCTTCGGCGGCGGAAACGGCGGTCCCGGTGGCGGTGAGATGCCGGGCGGCACCCAGCAGGGCGCCCAACAGGACGGCGCGAACGGTCAGATGGGTACGCCGCCGAGCGGTGCCCCCGGCGGCGCTCAGCAGGGCGGCGGCGAGCTGCCCGGCGACGGCGAGAACGGTGCCTTCCCCGGCGGCGGGCAGGGGGGCGGCGAGACGGGTACGCCCCCGAACGGCACCGGCGGGACCAGCGGCACCACCGGCCAACGCGGCGGCTTCGGCGGCGGTATGGGCGCAGGCATGGGCGGCGGCGCGAACAGCGAGCTGATCACGTACCTGAAGAAGCACCGGGACGGCGCCAAGTGGCTGCTCGCGGTGTCAGGTTCGCAGAGTGCCGCGCAGCTGATCGTGAGCAGCGGGCAGCCCGTCATCTCCATGTGGGGCTGGACCGGCACCGACAAGGCGATGACACTCGCCAAGCTCAAGGAGCTGGTGAAGAAGGGCGAGTTGCACTACATCCAGCTCGGCGGCGGCATGGGCGGCGGTGGCATGGGCCAGGGCGCCTCGGACAGCGTCAGCTCCGAGGTCACGGCCTGGGTGCAGAAGCACGGTACGGCGGTGAAGGAGAGCGCGTACAGCAAGAGCACGACCTCCTCGACCGGCTCCGACTCCGGCTCCGGCTCCGGCTCCGAGTCCGACTCGCAGACGCAGAACGGCCAGTCGTCGTCGCTCTACCGCCTGGACCCGTCGGACCTCGACTGA
- a CDS encoding sodium:solute symporter: MAVDYTVIVVYLAGMLAMGWWGMRRAKSKSEFLVAGRRLGPAMYSGTMAAIVLGGASTIGGVGLGYQYGLSGAWMVFTIGLGLLALSVFFSARIARLKVYTVSEMLDLRYGGRAGVISGVVMWAYTLMLAVTSTIAYATIFDVLFDMNRTLAIVLGGSIVVAYSTLGGMWSITLTDMVQFVVKTVGVLLLLLPIAVIKAGGFSEMKAKLPTEYFDPLGIGGETIFTYVLIYTFGMLIGQDIWQRVFTARSDTTAKWGGTVAGTYCLVYALAGAVIGTAAKVLYPKLPSADTAFATIVKDELPVGVRGLVLAAALAAVMSTSSGALIACATVANNDIWSRLRGAVKRDGEDHDEVRGNRAFILIMGVAVICTAIALNNVVEALTVAYNLLVGGLLVPILGGLLWKRGTAQGALASVVVGGLAVIGLMATYGILANEPVYYGLLSSLAVYVVVSLATPATDAAVLAAWRERLAGRVAAEPVSEPAPVHQ, translated from the coding sequence ATGGCCGTCGACTACACAGTGATCGTCGTCTATCTGGCCGGCATGCTGGCCATGGGCTGGTGGGGCATGCGCCGCGCCAAGTCCAAGAGTGAGTTCCTCGTGGCAGGGCGGCGGCTCGGGCCCGCCATGTACTCCGGGACCATGGCCGCCATCGTCCTCGGCGGCGCGTCCACCATCGGTGGCGTCGGGCTGGGGTACCAGTACGGGCTCTCGGGCGCCTGGATGGTGTTCACCATCGGCCTCGGGCTCCTCGCCCTCTCCGTCTTCTTCTCCGCCCGCATAGCCCGTCTGAAGGTCTACACCGTCTCCGAGATGCTGGACCTCCGCTACGGCGGCCGGGCCGGTGTCATCTCCGGTGTCGTCATGTGGGCGTACACCCTCATGCTCGCGGTCACCTCGACCATCGCGTACGCCACGATCTTCGACGTCCTCTTCGACATGAACCGGACGCTCGCGATCGTCCTCGGTGGCTCGATCGTCGTCGCGTACTCGACGCTCGGCGGCATGTGGTCGATCACCCTCACCGACATGGTGCAGTTCGTCGTCAAGACCGTCGGTGTGCTGCTGCTCCTGCTTCCCATCGCCGTCATCAAGGCCGGCGGGTTCAGTGAGATGAAGGCCAAGCTGCCCACCGAGTACTTCGACCCGCTGGGCATCGGCGGCGAGACGATCTTCACATACGTGCTGATCTACACGTTCGGCATGCTGATCGGCCAGGACATCTGGCAGCGCGTGTTCACCGCCCGCAGCGACACCACGGCGAAGTGGGGCGGCACCGTCGCCGGCACCTACTGCCTGGTGTACGCACTCGCCGGCGCCGTCATCGGTACGGCCGCCAAGGTGCTCTACCCGAAGCTGCCCAGCGCCGACACCGCCTTCGCGACCATCGTCAAGGACGAACTCCCGGTCGGCGTAAGGGGGTTGGTGCTCGCCGCCGCCCTCGCCGCGGTGATGTCCACCTCCTCCGGCGCCCTCATCGCCTGCGCCACCGTCGCCAACAACGACATCTGGTCGCGACTGCGCGGGGCCGTGAAGCGCGACGGCGAGGACCACGACGAGGTCAGGGGCAACCGCGCCTTCATCCTGATCATGGGCGTCGCGGTGATCTGTACGGCGATCGCGCTCAACAACGTCGTCGAGGCCCTGACCGTCGCGTACAACCTGCTCGTCGGCGGTCTGCTCGTGCCGATCCTCGGCGGACTGCTGTGGAAGCGCGGCACGGCGCAGGGCGCGCTCGCCTCCGTCGTCGTCGGCGGCCTCGCGGTCATCGGCCTGATGGCGACCTACGGCATCCTCGCGAACGAGCCCGTCTACTACGGGCTGCTGTCCTCGCTGGCCGTGTACGTCGTCGTCTCGCTGGCCACGCCCGCGACCGACGCGGCGGTGCTGGCGGCCTGGCGGGAGCGGCTCGCGGGCCGGGTCGCCGCCGAACCCGTGTCCGAACCGGCCCCGGTTCACCAGTAG